TTTTACGACGGTTGGGTAAGATATCAAGCGGTTCATGTGTTTCTGCATTCGCAATAATGAGCTGATAAGTTCCTGCATCTGTATCGCCCTTATATTCATCAATAGCGATATGCTTAGGTAATTCAACTCCATTAGCCAATTTATCATTTAAAACAGAATCAAACCTACGAATAATTGTTGTAATTGATGTCCCTAAAACTTCAGCAGTCTCCTTAAAAGTTTTTCCTTTAATAGCTTTTATACGTGCTACTTGATTCCATTCTTTCGAATATTGTTGGTATCTCTCCACAAATGGATTATCTTCAGAAAAACGCTTTCCACAATCACAAACATAACGGCGGCGTTTATAAAAAATCATTGATAGCCGCTCAAACCATTTTAAATGCTTTATCTTTTGTATACGATAATCATGAACCTTTGAAGTTAGATTTCCACAAACAGGACATTTATGTTCTTTCCTAGGCATCATTACATATAATGCTATTCGATCCTCAACATTCTCAACTTTATGAATCTCTACACCTTCAAATCCTGGAATCTTCATGTTAAAATACATATGCACAGGTCGCCTCTTTTCGCTTGTTTCTCGTCAATTCAAGTATAAAAGAATCGGCGATTCTGTGCTTTTTCATTTTTGTGAAAATGTTTGAAAACCCCAACAAATATTATAGAACCTTCTTTAAATTAGGGTTATACAGTAGAAAACAATAGAAAAGCTGTTTCTCTATTGAAAAACAGCTTATGTACCTATATTTTACATGCTTTTCATCTACTTGTCCTGTGACAATGTTTTTTCTGCAGATTGAACTGTGTTAAATAGTAACATCGTAATCGTCATTGGACCTACCCCACCTGGTACTGGAGTGATGTGAGATGCAAGTTTTTCAACTTCTTCAAAATGGACATCACCGATTAATTTATTGTTCTCATCACGGTTAATCCCCACATCAATAACAACTGCACCTGGTTTTATATGCTCTTTTGTTATGAAATTAGGGCGACCAACAGCTGCCACTAATATATCTGCCTGTTTCGTAATGGATGGTAAATCTTTAGTTTTTGAATGAGTGTATGTAACAGTTGCATCTTTTTGTAATAGTAATTGTCCCATTGGGTTACCCACAATATGACTTCTTCCAACGATGACAGCATGCTTACCTGCAATTTCAATCCCAGTATATTCGAGTAGTTTCATAACGCCATAAGGAGTACATGGTAAGTATGTTTCTTGACCTAACATCATTTTACCAACACTGACAGGTGAGAATCCGTCTACATCCTTCTCTGGAGAAATTGTTGCAATTACTTTATCTTCATCAATATGCTTCGGAAGCGGTAATTGAACTAAAATACCGTGAATATCTTCTCGTCCATTTAATGATTGGATATGTTCAAGTAATTCTGCTTCCATTGTATCTTCTGGTAATTTTACAAGTTCAGAAAAGATGCCGATTGCTTCACAAGATTTTTGTTTATTTCTAACATAAGTTTGTGATGCAGGGTTGTCCCCTACTAAAATAACCGCAAGTCCTGGTGTGACACCTTGATTTTTTAGTTGAACAACACGTTCAGCAATTGACTCTCTAATTTGTTGTCCAATTTCTTTACCATTAATGATCGCCATGTCCCTACTCCTTCCATTTCCTCTCAGGTTCGTAATACTTATTATTCAACGAACTTTGAAAGTACTCCGTTTACAAATTTACTAGATTTTTCATCCCCATAAGTTTTACATAATTCTATTGCTTCGTTAAGAATTACGTTTTTTGGTGTATCATCCATATATAATAATTCATAAAGAGCTAATCGCAATACAGTTCTCTCGATTTTGGGAAGTCTTGTTAACGACCAATTTTCTAATTTTCCTTCTAGAGCTGCATCTATTTCAGATAGCTTTTCTGTTGTCCCGTGAACTAACGATTCGAAGAATTTATCTAACTCTTCTTCTTCTAGTACATGACCGATTGCTTCTTTCACTGTTAGGTCTGTATTATCTAACTGAAACAATACTTGCATAGCTTTACTTCGCGCCTCATGTCGTTTCATGCATAAATCTCCTTCTTAGTAACATTAAGTCCTATAATAACATATTTTAGCTATTCACATACAGGTTCAAACTAACATTTCAAAATTCATTCATAACATGGTGATAAATGTGTATTTAACAAGAAAGGAGTATTTAGAAACTACTTTTTCTAAATACTCCTAATTTACTTTGTTTATTTAAAAAATTGAGCTGCTTTAACTGCTTTTTGCCAGCCCTCATAAAGAGTTGTTCGCGTGTTTTCGTCCATCATTGATTCGAATTTTTTTTCTAAATTCCAATATTTCGCTATTTCTTCTTTACTTTCCCAATACCCTACAGCGAGTCCCGCTAAATATGCAGCGCCTAATGAAGTCGTTTCATTAATTGCTGATTTTTCCACGGGGACATTTAAAATATCTGATTGAAATTGCATGAGAAAATGATTTTTCACTGCTCCGCCATCCACTCTTAAGGATTTGAGCTTTATATTTGAATCAGCTTCCATTGCAGATAATACATCCTTTGTTTGATATGCAAGTGATTCAAGTGTAGCCCGAATAAAATGCTCCTTTTTAGTACCTCTTGTTAATCCAAATACAGCTCCTCGTACTTCACTATCCCAATACGGGGTGCCAAGTCCAACAAAGGCTGGGACAACATATACACCATCTGTACTTCTTACTCTTGCTGCATATTCTTCACTCTCTGAATCATCACGGAGCATTCTTAAACCATCACGTAACCATTGAATTGCAGATCCAGCAACAAAGATACTTCCTTCTAAAGCATATTCTACTTTTCCATCAATTCCCCATGCAATTGTAGTAAGTAAACCATGATTTGAACGCACTGCATTCTCACCTGTGTTCATGAGCATAAAACAGCCAGTGCCATAAGTATTTTTCACCATCCCTGATTCAAAGCAAGCTTGACCGAATAAGGCAGCCTGTTGATCTCCAGCTATCCCAGCAATAGGTACGCTTGCCCCAAAGAAATGATTTTTAGACACATGACCGTAAATTTCGGATGATGGACGTACTTTTGGAAGCATTGAAGATGGAACAGTTAAAATCTTTAATAACTCCTCATCCCATTTTAAATCATGGATATTAAACATTAATGTTCTAGATGCATTAGAGTAATCTGTAACATGAACTTGACCTTCTGTAAGCTTCCAAATGATCCATGTATCAATTGTGCCAAAAAGCAACTCGCCTTTCTCTGCTTTGCTTCTAGCTCCTTCTACATTGTCTAATATCCATTTTACTTTTGTTCCTGAAAAGTAAGCATCAATTAATAAACCTGTTTTTTCGCGAAATAAGCTCTCATGTCCATTTTCAATAAGGTCATTACAAATCCCCGCAGTCTGTCTTGACTGCCAAACAATTGCATTATATATTGGTTCACCTGTTGTTTTGTCCCATACAACCGTTGTTTCTCTTTGATTTGTTATTCCAATTCCAGCTATTTGTTCAGGCTTTATATTTTTTTCCGATAGTACCGTCGCAATTACTGATAAGATAGAACTCCATATTTCCTTTGCATTATGCTCTACCCAACCAGACTTAGGAAAATATTGCTTAAATTCTCTTTGTGCCATATGTACGACATGACCATCATGATCAAATAAAACGGCACGAGAACTTGTTGTTCCTTGATCTAAGGATAAAATATATTTGTTCATACTTCTGCCCCCATTTTAAAGAAATACTTCACTATTTTAAACTAAATAATTCGCTTTTAGGTATAAATATTCCTAGCAGGAGTATATAACAATTAAGAAAAGTGGCTATTTTATTTATTTTTCTTACAAAACAGTAGACAAAGTTAATTATTTCATGTATATTTTAGAGACTAATTAAATTTATTCATTATCTAAGAATTCACATGTTACAAAAAGTAATCGTGAAAGCTCGATACTTTTTGTAATGTGTGAATTTTTTTTAGAGTGAAAGCACAATTTAATTATGTAATAATTTTTTATGGAGGTCTTTTAAAATGACTCAAGGTACAGTAAAATGGTTTAACTCAGAAAAAGGTTTTGGATTTATCGAAGTTGAAGGTGGAAACGATGTATTCGTACACTTCTCTGCAATCCAAGGTGACGGTTTCAAAACTCTTGAAGAAGGTCAAAAAGTAGAATTTGACGTTGAAGAAGGTAACCGTGGACCACAAGCTACTAACGTAGTTAAACTTTAATTCATCAATTAATGAATTAACCAATATAAAACCGACTCGAAGTATTCTTTACTTCTTGTCGGTTTTATTTTTTTGTATCATTATAGCTTTGTTTCAGAAATGAAAAAACTCTTCCTCCGAAGTATGAAGGAAGAGAAAAGTAAAAGCTACTCTTGGTCTTTTGACGTTTCAAATTGAATCGCCGTAATATGAACATTCACTTCATTAGTATCAATGGATGTCATATTATAAATTGCTTGTCTAATCGCTGTTTGCACATCTTTTGCAACCTTTGGGATTGAAAATCCATATTTCACAGAACAAAAAACATCAATGATAATATCGCCATCATCTGATAAAGTCGCTTTTACCCCTTTTGAATGAACTTTCTTTCCAAAGCGTTCTGCGACTCCAGATGCAAAATTACCTCTTGTTGCAAATATACCATCTACCTCAGTAGTAGCAATTCCTGCAATAACTTCGATTACTTCAGGAGCTACTTCAATTCGACCAAGTTCTTCTTTACCAGAAGGAGTTGGTTGCACGAAAGTCTTCGCCACTTTCTCAGCCATCTTCTTCATCCTCTCTTTCTTTAGTAAAACTT
Above is a genomic segment from Lysinibacillus sp. PLM2 containing:
- the cspA3 gene encoding cold-shock protein, with the translated sequence MTQGTVKWFNSEKGFGFIEVEGGNDVFVHFSAIQGDGFKTLEEGQKVEFDVEEGNRGPQATNVVKL
- the yqhY gene encoding hypothetical protein, coding for MAEKVAKTFVQPTPSGKEELGRIEVAPEVIEVIAGIATTEVDGIFATRGNFASGVAERFGKKVHSKGVKATLSDDGDIIIDVFCSVKYGFSIPKVAKDVQTAIRQAIYNMTSIDTNEVNVHITAIQFETSKDQE
- the nusB gene encoding N utilization substance protein B, whose protein sequence is MKRHEARSKAMQVLFQLDNTDLTVKEAIGHVLEEEELDKFFESLVHGTTEKLSEIDAALEGKLENWSLTRLPKIERTVLRLALYELLYMDDTPKNVILNEAIELCKTYGDEKSSKFVNGVLSKFVE
- the glpK gene encoding glycerol kinase produces the protein MNKYILSLDQGTTSSRAVLFDHDGHVVHMAQREFKQYFPKSGWVEHNAKEIWSSILSVIATVLSEKNIKPEQIAGIGITNQRETTVVWDKTTGEPIYNAIVWQSRQTAGICNDLIENGHESLFREKTGLLIDAYFSGTKVKWILDNVEGARSKAEKGELLFGTIDTWIIWKLTEGQVHVTDYSNASRTLMFNIHDLKWDEELLKILTVPSSMLPKVRPSSEIYGHVSKNHFFGASVPIAGIAGDQQAALFGQACFESGMVKNTYGTGCFMLMNTGENAVRSNHGLLTTIAWGIDGKVEYALEGSIFVAGSAIQWLRDGLRMLRDDSESEEYAARVRSTDGVYVVPAFVGLGTPYWDSEVRGAVFGLTRGTKKEHFIRATLESLAYQTKDVLSAMEADSNIKLKSLRVDGGAVKNHFLMQFQSDILNVPVEKSAINETTSLGAAYLAGLAVGYWESKEEIAKYWNLEKKFESMMDENTRTTLYEGWQKAVKAAQFFK
- the folD gene encoding bifunctional protein FolD, with the translated sequence MAIINGKEIGQQIRESIAERVVQLKNQGVTPGLAVILVGDNPASQTYVRNKQKSCEAIGIFSELVKLPEDTMEAELLEHIQSLNGREDIHGILVQLPLPKHIDEDKVIATISPEKDVDGFSPVSVGKMMLGQETYLPCTPYGVMKLLEYTGIEIAGKHAVIVGRSHIVGNPMGQLLLQKDATVTYTHSKTKDLPSITKQADILVAAVGRPNFITKEHIKPGAVVIDVGINRDENNKLIGDVHFEEVEKLASHITPVPGGVGPMTITMLLFNTVQSAEKTLSQDK